The region GAAGTCCTGGAAAACCGTGTTGTGCCGGGCGCAGCCGATGCCGCCGTGCGCGGCGGAGACCAATAAGAATTGCGCTCACATGGCGACTGGATGGCTGGCGCTGCGCGATTGGCCGCGCGTGCCCGTCCGCTCAGCCGTCCCAACCCCGCAGTCGCATGCATCATTGTTAAAGACGGAACCGTGCAGGCGCGCGGTTGGACACAGGTTGGCGGCAGGCCGCATGCCGAAGCTGCAGCGCTTGCACAAATGCCCGAAGGCGGTGCAGCAGGCGCGACGATCTATGTAACGCTGGAGCCCTGCGCGCATCAGTCCGAACGCGGGCCATCCTGCTCCGATCTGATTGTTGCAGCCCAGCCAGAAAATGTGGTGATCGGCGTAACCGATCCCGATCCGCGCACATCGGGCAATGGGATTGCGCGATTACGCGAGGCCGGGATCGCAGTCGATGTGCTCGACCATCCTGATGCAAAGGCGAGCCTTGCGGGTTTCTTGACCCGCGAAACACAAGGTCGCCCCTTCTTAACGCTCAAGCTGGCCATGTCCGAAGACGGTTTCATCGCGCGCGAGCCGGGGCAAGACCAATGGATCACCGGCGAAGTTGCCCGCGCGCATGTGCATGGTCAGCGTGCCCGTCAGGATGCGATTCTGGTGGGCCGAGGCACATGGGAAGCAGACGGGCCCAGACTCGATGTACGGCTTCCGGGGATCGAGGACCGCAGCCCGCAGCGTTACGTGCTGACCCGCGGCGCAGCGCCAGATGGCGTAGGCGCCCTCGCCTCACCAGACGCGATCAGCGAACTCAGCGAAATCCAGTATCTCTATATCGAGGGCGGAGCAGGCGCCGCGCAGGCATTTATGGACGCGGGACTGGTCGATAAGCTCCATATCTACACCGCGCCGATCACGATTGGCTCTGGCACGAAAGCACCCGCGCAGTTGCTCCCTCAGGCGCTGTGTCAATCAAGCGAATGGTACGCCACCGAAAAACGCCAGCTTGGCAGCGACACCTTCACCGCTTACAGCCGCGCGTAAGAAGGGAAATCAAACCATGTTCACCGGTATCGTAACCGCCATTGGCACGATCACGCAGGCAGAAGAGCGCGGCGATCTGCGCTTGCGCATTGCTGCTCCGCTTGACCCCGCGCGGATAGATATCGGCGCGTCGATTGCATGTTCGGGCGTGTGCCTGACTGTGGTCGATCGCGGCGGAGCTAAAGGCGATGCATGGTTTGATGTCGATGTCTCTGGCGAGACCACCAGTTGCACAGTCGCCGCCATGTGGAATGAAGGCGCGAAGCTCAATATCGAGCCCTCCTTACGCATGGGCGATGAGTTGGGTGGACATATTGTCACCGGCCATGTCGATGCGGTGGGTGAAGTGACCCGCGCCGAGGAAGAAGGCGACAGCTGGCGGGTCGATGTGCGTGCCCCCAAGGAACTCGCGCCATTTATCGCACCCAAGGGCTCGATCACCGTTCAGGGCGTGTCGCTGACGGTCAACGAAATCCGCGACGAGGATGATGGCAGCTGCACATTCATGCTCAACATCATCCCACATACTGGCGAAGTGACGACGCTTGGGGCATTGAAGGCGGGCGATCAGGTCAATCTCGAGATTGACGTACTGGCGCGCTATCTGAAGCGGATGCAGGCGCTGGCGAGTTAAAGTCCGCTAACGACCCACAAGCGGTCATCGAGACGGATTGTCAGGTTCGGGTTTCTTCATGTGGTTACTCTCCTGTCTTTGAGGTCAACCGCCCTGACAAGAGTCTGGGCTCGTTGCTTAAAACGCGGCCCTACACATTTAATACCACGCCGGAGTGCCACTGGCAAAGCAGCCACTACGTGTCAGGATTTGCTGCTCGCTGAAATTGTGGCCTGAACTACGCGACGGAATTCGCGAAAACCCATCTGCATGCCACAGCCTCCAGACGAAACACCCCCCGTTTTGAAAGTCACACATCGCAGTAGTTTGGAACGCCGGATTTCCTCGGCAAACCGCGAAAAGTCACAGTTTTCAAAAGTGCCTTCTGGGCTCGGGCGCAGCAGGCCGAAATCAGGCAGCGCTCAGCAAGTCACCGCCGCTACGGCGTTCACGAACTTCTCGATATTGCCCATGTGCAGCCCGGCAATGTTCACCCGGCCCGAACCCGCCATGTAAATGCCATGCTCTTCGCGCAGCTGCTTCACCTGATCCGGCGTTACTGGCAACACAGAAAACAGCCCGTTCTGCTTGGAAATCGGTACGAAATCTACATGGCCCGCCATCCCCGCATCGCCCAGCGAGGCGCGCACTTGCCGCATACGGTCCCGCATTTGTGTCAGCTCGTCGAGCCAGACAGCAGTCATATCGGGATCGCGCAGGATCAGACGAATTGTCGCACCGCCATGGTCAGGCGGCATAGACCAGGCCGCGCGCGCCAGCGCATTGGCGTTGGAAAATACAGTCTCCAGCGAATCCGCATCGCGCGTCATCGCATAGAACGCGCCCACGCGATCGCGATACACGCCGAAGTTCTTGTCACAGCTATAGGCGATGAAAGCCTCTGGCACAGCGTTCAGAACCTTGCGTAAGCCGTAAGCATCCTCTTCCATACCATGGCCCAGCCCCTGATAGGCCAGATCAATGATCGGGAAAGTGCCGCTAGTCGCAAATGCCTCGGCAATAGCGTCCCATTCCTCGTTCGAATAGTCGATGCCAGTCGGGTTATGGCACGCGCCGTGGAGCAGCACAGCGTCATTCGGGCCTGCGTTGTTGATCGTATCGAGAACCGCCTCGAGGTTGGCGCTGCCATCTGCGCGGGCATGCTCGAACCATTGCGCCTCAAGCGAGATGTCGTTGAAGATCTGCGCGTGGTTGGGCCAGCTGGGCTTGCCGATGTGCAACCGATCCACGCCAGCCTTCTGCGCGAGCGCGACCGCAAGCCTGACAGCGCCTGTGCCGCCCGGCGTTTGCATACCGGTGATACGGCCGCCCATCGTCGCATCGCCACCGAAGATGTAGGGCATCAAACCATTGACGAAGCCCATGTCGCCTTCTGGTCCAAGGTAAGACTTGCTGTCCTGCGTTTCGACCAGTTTGCGCTCGGCCTGTTTGATTGCAGCGAAAACGGGCGTGTCGCCCTGCCCCGTGCGGTAAACACCAACGCCAAGGTCGATCTTGTCATGCCGCTCATCAGCAGCGTACATTTTTATCAGGGCGAGCAGCGCATCGGACGCTTGCGGGGAAAGGTTCTCAAGCATGGAATGCGTCATGCAACGAGTTACGAAAGGCCGCAACAGCGAAATCCCTATTGCGGCCCTCATGCATACATATTTGCGATCTGCTCTTTTGAGCTGAGACTTAGAATGGCAGCCAGCGCTGCTTCTTAGAAAATTTCATGTAGCCCGCGTTCACCCCTAGGCGCAGGCCCGCACCCACGCGGATCGGAATCAGCACGACATCGCCTTTGCGCATATAGCTCGCGTGCATCCCGCCTACGAAATAGGCTTGGCCTTCGCCTGCGGGGAAGCGCTCGTACAGATCTTCAGTGTCATAGAGATTGTAGACCAACACAAATGTATTGCCCGCGTTCGCGCCCGCATCGAGTCCAATCGACGGTCCGGTCCAATAGACGGGCCTGTTGCCCTCGATCTTGTGATGAAGTGTGCCAGAGCCATAGCGAACACCAACCACCAATGCGCCGCCGCCTTCGCGCCCGACGATATAACCATTGGGTTCGCCCTGTTTGCGCAGCAGGTCTTCGATCATTCCTGCCAGGCCTTCTGCGCCTTTGCCGAATACGCCTTCGGCCGCTCCGATCAGATCGTCCTCGCCGTATGTCGTCTCGCTGCCTTCAAATGTCGGCGCTGCCTCTTCGGCGGCACTCGCGCTGGCAGCATCGGTTGTTTGCGCGGCGTCGGTGCTCACTTCCTCTTGCGCGCCAGGATCAGACCCGAATGCGACCAGGTCGTTGCCGGTCGTACTGTCTACAGGCGCAGCCGCAACTCGTGGTGCGGCGGCTTCGGCCAGATCACCGTCGATCGCGCCCGCGGTGGCGGCAGGAGAAGTATACTCGCTGTCCGGATCGATTGCTTCCAATTCTTGCGCCGCAATCGGGTTCGCCGCGAGCGCGAAGCTGGCCAGTATCGCAGCTCCAGCAACTTTGGATCGTTGAATGATTGTGCGTGTCATTGTCCATCTCCAGCCGTCAAATGCCCGGAAAACCGATTGCAGGCGCGGGCCCTTGGTAGTTGCATCAGAACCCATGCTGGAGACTTCTCAATTGCGCGGCGGTGAACCGAATCGAAAATGCGGTGAATCGAGTCTGCAACGCGATCACACGTTTGAATGCGCTTTTTTGAAACTACGGGTTGAAGCGGCCAATTTGCACCTTTATAGCGCGCCCTTCGCATGCCGTAGACAGCCTGGCATGTGGCTGCGGAGACGTGGGTGAGTGGCTGAAACCAGTTCCCTGCTAAGGAACCATACCTACTACGGGTATCGAGGGTTCGAATCCCTCCGTCTCCGCCACCCACCCCCGACACTTGTCTCCGTCATCAGGGCGGATTTCTAAGCTACCGAACTGTCCGAGTAATTCAGGCTCAAACTGTATCTGGGTGACTATTCGTGAGCCGTCTCTGGCGATATCAGGCCGCGTTTTGCGAGGCTGTCTCTGCGCCGAACGCGATCGGTTCGGTTTCCCTGTTTTCAGGGAATTAACAGGGAAAATAGCGCGTTTAATGTCCGACAATGGGGTGGAAAGCAGACATCGCATTTGGCCAAAATGTAATGCAACTCAAACAATCAGCGTTTACGGGCTTTTCGTTATGATCAATTTGCTTGTTCTCTGCACCGGAAACTCTGCTCGAAGCATCCTTGGCGAGGTCTTGTTCAACACCCTTGGCGAAGGCCGGGTGCGGGCATTTAGCGCTGGCAGCAAGCCTGCGGGTGCGATCAATCCAGGGGCTGTCCGACTTCTTCGAAAGCAGAAAGTAGACATATCCAGCTTGCGCTCAAAAAGCTGGGATGAATTTGCGACCCCAGATGCGCCGAAAATCAACATCGTCATTACTGTGTGCGGGAGCGCTGCTGGTGAAACATGTCCAGTGTTTCCGGGCAAGTCTGTAAGAGCGCATTGGGGGTTGGCCGATCCGGCAGCAGTCGCTGGAGACACGGAGAAGATTGATGCGGCGTTTGCGTGTACTTGGGATCAGCTGAAGGCACGCGTTGACGCATTTCTTGCCTTACCGTTTGAAACCATGAGCGAAGCCGAATTTAAATCTGAACTAGACAGGATCGGCGAAATGGAGGGCGCAGCATGAGCGATCTTCGGCGCCGTCTAGCCGCAGAAGGCATTGGTGCGTTTTTCCTTTTTGCTGGCGTCATCGGTTCAGGAATTATGGCTGCCAATTTGTCTGAAGGGAATGACGCTATTGCCCTGCTAGCCAACACTTTGGCGACAGGTGCGATCCTATTTGTCCTAATCGCCTTTCTTGGGCCCATATCTGGCGCTCATATGAACCCGGCAGTTACTTTTGCCGCCGCACTTAGAAGGGAGCTGACCTGGCGAGAAGCCGCGCTTTATGTCTTGGCTCAGCTTACTTTAGGAATTTTGGGTGCCTGGTGCGCGCATGTCATGTTCGAACTTCCTGTTCTACAGCTAAGTATCAAGCCTAGAAACGGAGTGGGGCAGCTCTTGGGTGAAGGTATCGCAACCTTTGGCCTGATCCTCACAATTCTGGGCACTGTTCGTTTCAGAGAAGAGTGGGTTGCTGGAACCGTGGCGTTGTACATTTCAGCTGCCTATTGGTTCACTTCTTCAACAAGCTTCGCCAATCCTGCGATCACTGTCGCAAGGAGCCTCACAGATACCTTTGCTGGCATCGCCGCGGTGGACGTACCGGCTTTCGTGGCAGCCCAATTGGCAGGGGCCATATGTGCAGTAGTTCTCGCGCGTTGGCTATTTGATGAGGGCTAATCTCGCTTTGTCGCAGCACAAGTCACACAGACAACCTGTTTTCTCAGTTTGTTTCTTCTGGCTGCGTTCTTAGGCGACCCAAGGCCCAGTGATCGCCAAAGTCGCGGTTGGACTGTAGGCATTGACGAATAGCGTCTTGCCATCAGGGGACCAACATGCGCCCGCCAACTCGGTCTCAGCTGTCAGCCATCCAAGCGGATAGGCTTCACCAGCGGGCGTAATCCCGCGCAAGTGATTGGTAGACACATCGCCGCTTTGATCTTCGCACACGATCAAGTGACCATTGGGAGAAACCGTCAAATTATCGCCGTAGTGAAACTGGGTGGGATCGTCGCTCTCGAAGAATAGCTGAAGCTGAGCGCTGCCATCCTCGGCAAACGCCAATCGGAAGATCTGGCCCAGTTCCTTTGCGCCGCCCGAAGTGCAGCAGAAATAAAGCTCGCCATCGCCCATGTGGATGCCTTCGCCGCGCGCGAAGAGAGTGGCTCCGCCTGCCGCGCCGCGGACACGCAAGTCGTCTTCAGGGCTTTCAACATTGTCGAGATCGATCCAACTGACCCCCACCCAAGAACCGGGATTCATGCCCAACCTACGCCAGTTCCGGCTATCAGCGACACCATCAGCGACTAAAGCCTGCAGTTTTCCGCCGCTGGACAGGTCACCTGGCGCATCCGGCATGTAGCGATAAAGCAGGCTATCATCGCGATCTTCGGTCAAATAGACAGAGCCGGTTACAGGATCGACGCAGGCCGCTTCGTGATTGAACCTGCCCATCGCTTTGATAGGGGCAGGATTGACCAAGCCTTGCGCATTGGCGGGGACTTCGAAAACCCAGCCGTGGTCGCGCATCACACCGTCGCCAGCGTTGGTGACATCTTCTTCGCAAGTAAGCCATGTACCCCATGGTGTGATGCCGCCCGCGCAATTCCTGATTGTGCCTCCGAGGGAGCGAAATTCACGCACAATTTCGAGCGTTGCTGCATCAAGCACCAAATTGGTCGTGCCGCCTGGCAGCATTGCGCCTGCTTCGTTTCTGTCAAAGCCTTCAGCCAGTTCGCCGCCAGCATCGTGGTTCACTTTGAGTTCGTGATTGCGCACCAGAGCGATTGTGCCGTCGCCAAGATCAAAGCAGCCCATTCCATCTGCGCGATCTGGCACGGTTCCTCCGTCGCTCATGGCGTCGCCAAGCTTGGAGATAATTCTGTAAGAGAAACCCTTGGGAAGATCGAGCAAACCGGCGGGATCGGGCTGCAAAGGGCCGTAGGGGCTGGCCGCAAGTGAACCCGAGGGATCGCCGCTGTATCGCATGCAGCCGCTTGCCAATAGCGCGGCAAACGCGCTGCCGGTTGCGGCCATGAATGTGCGGCGGTCGGTTTGCATCGCTATCTCTCGTCCAGTGCTTCCAGGATAGCATTCCAGGAAACGAGTTTGAAGTTCTGCGCTTCAGGGCGGTTGTCGCCGTCCTGAGCAACAAACAGGCCGTCCGGATATGACGGGCCAAAACTGCCAAGCTTGAGCGCGATGCCGTCGGTTTCTTCCGCATTGCCGATTTCATTGCCGCCTATACGAAAGCGCCCGACTGCCGCCATGTCAGGCAAGCGATAGACAGCATAGGCGTTGTCACCCTGGCTTGAGGCAACAAGATAGCCATCTTCGCTGCCTTCGGGTGCCAAAGCGAGGCCCTCGACATCAGCGACCAGCAGCCGGTTGTCGATTGGGGCGACCATTTCGCGCGCTCCCGCGGCGACGTCCAGCCGCCAGACACCCGCCACCTCTTCACCGACGTAAAGCTGCTGCGTTCGCGGGTCGAAAACGCAACCTTCGGGCTGGCTCGGGATCTTTGCCA is a window of Altererythrobacter rubellus DNA encoding:
- a CDS encoding riboflavin synthase; the encoded protein is MFTGIVTAIGTITQAEERGDLRLRIAAPLDPARIDIGASIACSGVCLTVVDRGGAKGDAWFDVDVSGETTSCTVAAMWNEGAKLNIEPSLRMGDELGGHIVTGHVDAVGEVTRAEEEGDSWRVDVRAPKELAPFIAPKGSITVQGVSLTVNEIRDEDDGSCTFMLNIIPHTGEVTTLGALKAGDQVNLEIDVLARYLKRMQALAS
- a CDS encoding aromatic amino acid transaminase; amino-acid sequence: MLENLSPQASDALLALIKMYAADERHDKIDLGVGVYRTGQGDTPVFAAIKQAERKLVETQDSKSYLGPEGDMGFVNGLMPYIFGGDATMGGRITGMQTPGGTGAVRLAVALAQKAGVDRLHIGKPSWPNHAQIFNDISLEAQWFEHARADGSANLEAVLDTINNAGPNDAVLLHGACHNPTGIDYSNEEWDAIAEAFATSGTFPIIDLAYQGLGHGMEEDAYGLRKVLNAVPEAFIAYSCDKNFGVYRDRVGAFYAMTRDADSLETVFSNANALARAAWSMPPDHGGATIRLILRDPDMTAVWLDELTQMRDRMRQVRASLGDAGMAGHVDFVPISKQNGLFSVLPVTPDQVKQLREEHGIYMAGSGRVNIAGLHMGNIEKFVNAVAAVTC
- the ribD gene encoding bifunctional diaminohydroxyphosphoribosylaminopyrimidine deaminase/5-amino-6-(5-phosphoribosylamino)uracil reductase RibD: MAGAARLAARARPLSRPNPAVACIIVKDGTVQARGWTQVGGRPHAEAAALAQMPEGGAAGATIYVTLEPCAHQSERGPSCSDLIVAAQPENVVIGVTDPDPRTSGNGIARLREAGIAVDVLDHPDAKASLAGFLTRETQGRPFLTLKLAMSEDGFIAREPGQDQWITGEVARAHVHGQRARQDAILVGRGTWEADGPRLDVRLPGIEDRSPQRYVLTRGAAPDGVGALASPDAISELSEIQYLYIEGGAGAAQAFMDAGLVDKLHIYTAPITIGSGTKAPAQLLPQALCQSSEWYATEKRQLGSDTFTAYSRA
- a CDS encoding arsenate reductase ArsC, yielding MSDNGVESRHRIWPKCNATQTISVYGLFVMINLLVLCTGNSARSILGEVLFNTLGEGRVRAFSAGSKPAGAINPGAVRLLRKQKVDISSLRSKSWDEFATPDAPKINIVITVCGSAAGETCPVFPGKSVRAHWGLADPAAVAGDTEKIDAAFACTWDQLKARVDAFLALPFETMSEAEFKSELDRIGEMEGAA
- a CDS encoding alkaline phosphatase PhoX — protein: MQTDRRTFMAATGSAFAALLASGCMRYSGDPSGSLAASPYGPLQPDPAGLLDLPKGFSYRIISKLGDAMSDGGTVPDRADGMGCFDLGDGTIALVRNHELKVNHDAGGELAEGFDRNEAGAMLPGGTTNLVLDAATLEIVREFRSLGGTIRNCAGGITPWGTWLTCEEDVTNAGDGVMRDHGWVFEVPANAQGLVNPAPIKAMGRFNHEAACVDPVTGSVYLTEDRDDSLLYRYMPDAPGDLSSGGKLQALVADGVADSRNWRRLGMNPGSWVGVSWIDLDNVESPEDDLRVRGAAGGATLFARGEGIHMGDGELYFCCTSGGAKELGQIFRLAFAEDGSAQLQLFFESDDPTQFHYGDNLTVSPNGHLIVCEDQSGDVSTNHLRGITPAGEAYPLGWLTAETELAGACWSPDGKTLFVNAYSPTATLAITGPWVA
- a CDS encoding DUF1134 domain-containing protein, which produces MTRTIIQRSKVAGAAILASFALAANPIAAQELEAIDPDSEYTSPAATAGAIDGDLAEAAAPRVAAAPVDSTTGNDLVAFGSDPGAQEEVSTDAAQTTDAASASAAEEAAPTFEGSETTYGEDDLIGAAEGVFGKGAEGLAGMIEDLLRKQGEPNGYIVGREGGGALVVGVRYGSGTLHHKIEGNRPVYWTGPSIGLDAGANAGNTFVLVYNLYDTEDLYERFPAGEGQAYFVGGMHASYMRKGDVVLIPIRVGAGLRLGVNAGYMKFSKKQRWLPF
- a CDS encoding aquaporin, with the translated sequence MSDLRRRLAAEGIGAFFLFAGVIGSGIMAANLSEGNDAIALLANTLATGAILFVLIAFLGPISGAHMNPAVTFAAALRRELTWREAALYVLAQLTLGILGAWCAHVMFELPVLQLSIKPRNGVGQLLGEGIATFGLILTILGTVRFREEWVAGTVALYISAAYWFTSSTSFANPAITVARSLTDTFAGIAAVDVPAFVAAQLAGAICAVVLARWLFDEG